The Aeoliella mucimassa genome includes the window CCCACCCGGTGACCGGCGAAGTGATGTCGCGGCCGAATCAAGCAAAGTACTTGATCGACACCATCGGCATGCTCAAAGAAAAGACCGCTGGCAACGTCACGGCCGAAGAGACCTCCGGCGTGGAAGAACTGCTGCACTCGCTTCGCATGGCTTATGTCTCGATGCCGAAGCCGGCCAACGAATCGAACGCGGCCAACTCTTAATCGCGTAAGCAGAGTCGCCTTAGCGCTGGCTCGCGATCACCAACTCGAATTCAAATTCTCAAACGCACTGCTGTTTCAGCAGTGCGTTTGTTTTTGGTACCGCGCATAAACAAACCACGTCCAGTTTCTGACGTACTTCACGCTCACGGTGACTTGCATCCCGCGCCGGGTGACAACGGACGGGGTTCCAACGTGTCGTACGCTTGAAGACTGGACGTGGTTATAGCCGATCGGAATCGGCGAGGGTGGTGTTCGGTTAACTCGATAGTTGGTCAAACAGTTCGCGGAAGGTAGGCATCTCGTCGCCGATCGTGCCAGCCCAGTGGTCGGGATGCCAGATCTCGACACACACGGCCGCTCCTACCAGCACCACGGTTCCTCCAGGTTCGACTCCCAGGAACTCGCGAAAGCCTTCAGGAATCACCAGTCGACCGCGTCCCGCCAACGGCACCTCGCGATGTCGGGTGGAGAGCAATCGGCCAAGCTGCTGCACTTCGGCAACACGCCCGTCTAGCTTGCCGGCTTCAATCTTGCTTCGGACCAAGGCAATGCCATTGTCGAGGTGTTTCTGCCACTTCGCTAAGTTCCACAGACTTAAACAGCCCCGGCGTTCTTTGGCGAGCAGACAACGGTCGACCGATTCGTCGTCGGAGGTTAGGCCACTTACCATCTCGCCGGGCAGCGACAATCGAAAACGATCGTCCAGCGAACGAGTGACTTCCCCGAGTAATAGACCTTCGACCGACGGCATAGCACCCCGTGAAGCGTGCGAGCCAGGCGGCTATCACGCAGCGATTCCTACGACTCCCTTCTCGTTAGCATGGGACAAAAACCCACAGCAAAACCGTTTAACAACTATCTTATGGGCAGGATTCCCACCTGCCACAAACAAATGATAGCGAGTCGCCAACAGACTTCAACCACTTGGGGCAAGAATCCCACGAATTGGCAAATTTGCCGCAGCACATCCCACCCATCCCCACCGACGCAACTAGTTTTGTCGCCTGCAATGCATCCAGTCTGGCAAATTGCTACATTGTGCGTGCCCGCCAAACTCCCCCCTCCCCCTCGCTACATGCATTGCAAAGGACCTGCGCCATGCACCTGCGCCTCCCCTGCCCCGCTCGCGCGTTGCTGCTACTACTTTCTGCACTGCTGGCCCCGGTTGGTTCAGCTTGCACGACGGCTGTTGTCAGCGGTCGGGCGACCGAAGATGGCCGCCCGATCCTCTGGAAGAATCGCGACTACATCGCCAGCCCGCGAAACGAGGTCGCCATCCTCAGCGGCGGGCGTTATCGTGCGGTCGCGGTGGTGAACGCCGGCAAGCGCACCTCGGCCTGGATGGGCACCAACGAAGCGGGGCTCTGCATCGAAAATTCGCTGAGCAACGACCTGAAGGTCGACCAAAAATCCC containing:
- a CDS encoding division/cell wall cluster transcriptional repressor MraZ, whose product is MPSVEGLLLGEVTRSLDDRFRLSLPGEMVSGLTSDDESVDRCLLAKERRGCLSLWNLAKWQKHLDNGIALVRSKIEAGKLDGRVAEVQQLGRLLSTRHREVPLAGRGRLVIPEGFREFLGVEPGGTVVLVGAAVCVEIWHPDHWAGTIGDEMPTFRELFDQLSS